The following are from one region of the Nicotiana tomentosiformis chromosome 7, ASM39032v3, whole genome shotgun sequence genome:
- the LOC104095163 gene encoding uncharacterized protein → MSSNRKAWIVAASVGAVEALKDQGFCRWNYPLRSFAQHAKNNMRSYSQAKKLSTSSSSLIARSDKAKQSEESLRKVMYLSCWGPN, encoded by the coding sequence ATGAGTTCAAACAGGAAAGCATGGATAGTAGCAGCCAGTGTTGGAGCAGTGGAAGCTTTAAAAGATCAAGGTTTCTGTAGATGGAATTACCCTTTGAGGTCCTTTGCTCAGCACGCAAAGAATAACATGAGATCTTACTCTCAAGCTAAGAAGCTTTCTACTTCTTCTTCCTCACTGATTGCAAGGAGCGACAAGGCAAAACAATCTGAAGAATCTTTGAGGAAAGTTATGTACTTGAGCTGTTGGGGTCCCAACTGA